DNA from Campylobacter concisus:
AACTACAAAGACGTGCTTGAAGCAAACAAAGACAAAACTATCGTCACACACTGCTACAGCGGCAACCGTAGCGCTAAACTAGCTCAAATTCTAAGTGACAAAGGCTACAAAGTCTTAAATCTACTCGACGGCACAAAAGAACACAGCTACGAGCTAGTAAAATAACATTTATATGAGCTTTTGGGGCAACCTGAAAGCTCAAAAGCTTCATAATAACTATCTTTTTTATACAAAACATATCATAAAAATATTTTTGCCATTTTCGTGTTTGTATTTTAGGGTATGGCCATGCTTTTTGAAAATTTGATTTGCTATATAAAGTCCAAGTCCAAGTCCAGAATTTGAAGTTTCTACTCTTCTGTTAAATGCCCTATCAAACTCAAGTCTTTCTGGCTCAAGCTCGTCTCCCACGCTACTTATACAGAGCGCACTTTCGTCTATGCTTACGACTACTTTGTCGCTTGAGTATTTTAAGGCGTTATCGATCAAGTTTTTAACTCCAGTCGCATAAAGCTCAAAATCAACCTCAACAGCGCTTATCTCGTCATCTGCTAGCACCTCTATGCGGCTTGTATCTTTTAGTAAAAGCATATCCACAGAGTGATCGACGATGTCTATGACTCGGTGCTTGTTCGTTTTAAGCTCCCACTCATTGTTTATCGACGCAAAAAGTTTTAGAGTCGTTGCCAGCTTGTATCACTCGGCGAAGTAGCGTGAGCCAGTTCTGATAAATCCAGAAAATGCTAAACAAAAAGGCATAAAAAATGGTGATTTAGTCGTTGCTTCATCAAAACGTGGCAAAATTTTATGTGGCGCTGTCGTAACAGATGATGTCAGAAAAGATGTAGTTTGCGTAGCAGATGGTGCGTGGTATGATCCACAAAATCCTGGCGAGATAGGATCTATGTATGTTCAATGTTCTAACTATCGATAAGGGCACATCAAAGCTTGCACAAGGCAATATATCTCACACAGCTCTTGTAAATATAGAGAAATTTACAGGCAATTCCCAAAAGTAAAGGTATTTTCAAAACCTAACACATAAAACATATAGTATCTGAGTCTTTCGGACACTTTTTTACAAATTTTTTTTAAATTATACTTTTATTATGCTTTTTATTTAAAATTACATTTATATTTTAAACTAATCATAAAATTTCATACAAGGAGAAAAGATGCAAAGACGAGATTTTTTAAAAGCCGCAGCAGCTACAGCCGCTGGAGCAAGTAGCTTAAACGCAACAAGTCTCATAAGCGACAACCTAATGAGCGACACGCCTGCAAAGATGAGCGCAAGCCATTTTGGTGCTATCAAAGGGCTAGTTAAAAACGGTAAATTCGAAGGTGCATTAGATGCTAGCGAGATCGACTTTTACCCAGTTAGCTTAACTCAAGGCGTGGTTGCTAGAACCTACGATCAAACTCGTATCGCGCGTCCAAGCGTGCGTAAAGGATACCTAGAAAAAGGCTATCAAAGCGACAAATCAATGCGCGGTAAGGACGAGTGGGTCGAGATAAGCTGGGAGCAGGCTTTTAAACTAGTAGCCGACGAACTAAAACGCATCAATAAAGAATATGGCGGCAGCGCGATCTATGGCGGCAGCTATGGTTGGTATAGCGTTGGTAGCATTAACAATCCGCAAACGCTTCTTGGCCGTATGCTAAATATCATTGGTGGCTACACTACTCGTACGCTAAACTATTCGCAGCATGCTATCAGTGCGATCACGCCACACGTTGCAGGCTCTGACGAGGGCAACTCTCTTGTTACTGCGTGGCCTGTGATACTTAAAAACACCGAAGTTGTCGTCATATGGGGAGCTGACCCTATCAATACAAACCAGATCGCATGGGGAGTGCCAGATCACGAGAGCTACATTTATTTTCGTAAGTTAAAAGAGCAGATGAAAAAGCGTGGCATCAAAGTCATTACAATCGATCCAGTTTATAACAACACTGCAAACTATCTAAATTCAGAGCACATTTTCGTCAATCCAACAACCGACGTTGCCATGATGATGGCGATATGCTACGAGATGATGAGCGCTGGCGTGGCTGATGAGAAATTTCTAAAAAAATATACAAGCGGCTCAGAGCAATTTATCGCTTATCTAAAAGGCGAGAGCGAGGATAAAGTTGTAAAAAATGCTGCTTGGGCGGCAAAAATTTGTGGCGTGAGCGAAGCAGAGATTGTAAATTTAGCTAAAATTTTTGGCTCAAAACGCACTATGCTAATGGGTGGCTGGGGACCACAGCGCGCACATCACGGCGAACAGTTTCACTGGATGATGATAACTCTTGCTGCGTTTATTGGACAGATCGGCTTGCCTGGTGGCGGATATGGCTTTGGTTACCACTACTCTGACGGCGGTTGCCCAAGTCCAGCTGCGCCAAACGGCAGCGCACTTGCACTTGCAAGCGGCTCTGCTACGACATCTACAGCTTTCCCTGGACTAGGAGCTATCGGCATCGTACCATCAACTGAGGGCGAGTGGAAAAACCGCAGCAATATCGCTATTCCTGTTTCAAGGATTCTTGATTGTATAAATAACCCTGGTAAAGAGGTTGATTTTAACTGCAAAAAGATCACCTACCCAACTATAAAGATGGCATACTGGGCTGGCGGCAATCCATTTCACCATGCACCAGATACAAATTTAATGGCAAAAACATTTGAAAAGCTTGATACGTTTATCGTGCAAGATTGCTTCTGGACGGCTTCGGCTCGCATGGCTGACATCGTTTTGCCAGCTACCACTGAGCAAGAAAGAGATGACATCACAAAATCTCATACAAACAAATTTATTATAGCTATGCATAAGATCGCTGAGCCATACGAGCAAGCTAAAAACGACTACCAAATTTACTGCGGCATTTTAAAAGAATTTGGCGATAAAGAGTATATGGCATTTAGTGAGGGCAAGAGTGAAATGGACTGGATCAAGCAGTTTTATAATGCCTCAAAGAAAAAGGGCGATGATGCAAAACTAGGTATGCCAAGTTTTGATGAGTTTTGGGCGAAAGGTTATGTTGAGTTTAAAGTCCCGCCTCACGCTCACGAATACGTAACTATGGCTGAGTATAGAAAAAATCCTATCATCAACCGCCTAGGAACGCCATCTGGCAAGTTTGAAATTTTGTCTAAAAAGATCGCAAAAGCGGCTTATGATGACTGCAAGGCGCACCCAACTTGGATGGAGCCGATGGAGTGGCTAGGAGACGTGGAAAAAACAAAAAAATATCCATTAAATTTAGTAACCCCGCACCCAAAATATCGCCTTCACAGCCAACTAAACAACACATGGCTTAGAAACCTTGAAGAAGTTCAAGGCAGAGAGCCTGTATGGATGCATCCAGACGATGCAAAAGCTAGAGGTCTTGAAAACGGTGATGTGGTAAGAATTTTTAACGATCGCGGCCAAACTTTAGCAGGAGTTATCGTAACTAAAAACGTAAAACAAGGCGTTGTTAGAATGCAAGAGGGTAGCTGGTGAGATCCAGACAAAAACGGACTTTGCAGACACGGAAACGTAAACGTCCTAATACCAAACGAGCCAACCTCAAGCCTTGCTATGGGAAATCAAGCAACTGCACTCGTGCAAATCGAGAAATTTGAGGGTGAATTGCCAAACCTAGAGGTCTTTTCTCAGCCAAAATTTGCAAAAAAAGGATAAGAAGTGAAAAAAATAGTTATGTTTTTAGGGCTTAGTGCTGCGCTTTTTGCTAACGATGCCTATGTCGGTACGCCAGCTAAAATTTTAGATAAGGTTGGCGGCAAAGAGATCGGTCAGCTTTTCGTGGGCGCAAAAGTCAAGGTATTAAAAGATAGCGGCAATTTCGCCGAAGTCGAATATAACGGCTTTGTACCTGGCGAGGGTAATACAGCTTATGCTAGACTAGGTGTCCTAGAGAGCGACATAAGTGTTAAAAACGATAAAAATTTCAAGAAAAATGGCGTCCAAAAAGACGACTATGACAATGAATGGATCAAAGTTAGTGTTAAGGGAGCGGTCGAAAAAAAGGCCTTAAAGCCAAATTTAGACGAGGTTTATAAGCCTGGCGAAGAGTTGTTTAAAGAGCGATGTGGGGCGTGCCATGCACTACACGGATATGATGAGTTTAACGTAAATGTTTGGCCAAGTGTTATAAAAACTATGATCGGCAACGCTGGACTTAATGAGACAGAAACGCAAACTTTGACTAGATTTTTACAAAGTAAAGCCCCAATAGAATAACTTTATTTGTGCTTTATTTCTATAAACTAGAAAATTTCGGCCTTTGATGGACTATATCTCCAGGCTTAGGTCGAAATTTTCAGCAATTTTTAAATCAAATCACGGAATTGCTTTTAGAATTAAATTTACTATCAAGCCTCATCATCGATCGAGAGCTTGTAACCAAGTCCTTGAACGTTTTTGATAAGCTGCGCATAGGTCTTATTACGCAGTTTATTTATGTAGTTTCGCATAGTTTCAAATGACGCTACTTTGCCACTCCACGTGAAATTTTCTATCATCTCAAACGATACGACTCGCTCTTTATTTATCGCTAGGATATGCAAAAGTCGCTGCTCAGTTCTAGTTAAAACGATATTTTTATTCTCATTATAAAGCAACCTATCTTGCGTATCATAACTAAAGCCACGACCTAAATTTAATCGCTTATTAGCATTTGAACCATTTTTTGTAGCCATTAATATCATGATTAAAAGTTGCTGTTTATCAAATAGCTTTTTAAGCAGATTTGAATTTTGTATGTTTAGTGAGTTTTGTAAATTTTCATCGGTATCATAGGCTGTAATAAAAATGATAGGTACACGCGCATCAAGCTCTCTAACTCGTTTTGCCATCGACGTTCCGCTCATATGGGTCATATTTATATCAGTGATGATAATATCAATGTCGTTTTTGCTAAAGCACTCTAAGCCTTCTTGCCCGTTTTGCGCCTTATAAATTTGGCTTACATATGGCGCAAGAAGTCCAGCTAAAACTCCTTGCAACTGCGTGTCGTCCTCAACCAAAAGCACATTTAAGTGTGCTAACTCTTTAAAAATTTCATTCATTTTAATAGCTCTATTTCAAATTTTGTCGGATTTTTAGCATTTGCAAGCCTTATGTCACCACGTAGTTTTTTCTCAAAAATAAGCTTGCAAAGATAAAGCCCCATACCGGTGCCGTCGTCGCCTTTTGTGGTAAAAAACGGCTCGAAAATTTTATCTAAAAGCTCACTATCTACACCATTTGCATTATCTTCGATAGTAATAATAAATTTGCTCTCATCTTGGCTTAAATTTATAGCCACATAAGGAGAGAAATTTTCTCTATTTTTTGCCTTTTTTACCAGCTCATCTTTTGCATTTGTGATAAGGTTCATAAGCACGTGTTTTATGTAGTTTGCATAGCTTTTGATCTTATAAGAGCCTTCCTCGTATGTAAAACGTAACTCGATATTTTTTACTTGAAGCTGCGGTCGGCAAATGTATAAAACATCATCTAGCACGTTGATTAGGTCAAATTCTTTCTCGCAAAAGTCCTCTTTGTAAAAATCCCTAAAAACATCGATAGTCTCATTCATAAGCTCAACGTTCATACGTATATTTTCAATGTTTTTTAGTGCCATTTTATCGCCATTCTTGCCGCTTAACAGCTCATGAGTATCGCTTGCAAGAAGCAAAAGCGTATTTAGAGGCTGCTTGTATTGATGTGAGATCACGCCTATCATCTCACCAAGTGCTGCCATTTTGGAGTTTTGCAGTAAAATTTGCTCTTGTTTTTGCCTATTTTGCTCCAAACCCACTTCATGCGTGATATCGTGCGACATGATAAAAACACCCTCAAATACGCCTTGCTTGTCAAGCAGCGGCAAAAACTCTGTTTTATAAAACAGCTCGCCCTTTTTTGAAGTCAGGCTAAAGCTCTTGGTTGGGTTGCTGCTGATTTGCGTAAATATACTCTGTGTGGTTTTATATGAGCAAAAAATACTAGAGAGTTCTTTTAAATTTTTACCGATATTTGCCTTAAATTTTAGGCCAAAAATTTTCTCGAACTCTTTGTTGATAAAGGCGATATTGCCAGCTTTATCTGTGATGACAAGCCCACCTATTGGGTTTTTGGCAAAAAGATTTAAAAGATGCTTGTTTTTATAAAATTTTCGCTGCGCCACATAAAGAGTAGCAAAGGAGCAAATGCCAAAAAATGCCAATGCCAAAAAAATACCAAGATCTTTTAGCGCTTTTTTGTCGATTTGCCTGTAAATCATACCCTCATCAAGCACGCTAACTAGCATCCATTTGCTATTTGCGAGCGTATCATATACAAAAATATAAGGCTTATTTTTGATAAGAATTTTCTCATTTCCTTGTTTTTTAACTGAAATTTTTTGCAATATCTCTTTGGTTTGAGCGTCTGAAAAGTCTAAAATTTGCTCTGTTTGGTCAAGAATATTTTTGCCATCTACCATTAAAAACGCTGAGCCATTTGCAAGTGGAAAGAGCGCGGCAAGCTCTTTTTGAAAAATTTCAAAGTCAAGGTCAGCCGTCAAAACACCTATAAATTTACCATTTTTTAAAAGTGGCGTTGAGACAGAGATGACGTAGATGCCAAGCTGGCGGTCGATATAAGGCTCGGTAAAGCTTGTTGTCATACTCTCTTTTGCAGCCACAAACCAAGGGCGGTCTGAGAAATTATATTGCGGCTCTATATCGTTGCTTGCGACAAATCTGTAGCTATCCGGATAGCCGGCATAGACTGCTAAAAAGCTACCCGTTCTAGCAACAATGCTAAGCACGCCTTTTATCGTAGCGTAGTCTTTTATGTAGTCTTTTGTCTCTATAAATTTAGCAGTCTCCTCAAGCAGTCGCTTTTGTTGTTCGATGCGCTCATTTATGATTGCTTTGTATTTTTGCACTGTTTTTATCTGGCTTGAAACGGCAGAGTTGTATGTTTGTTGTTTGTTCTCATCATAGTTTGTAAAAACTAGATAAAAATATCCCACAGCAACGGCAACCAATAAAATATAAAAATAATTTCTCTTGAATTTCATTTTGCAATTATAGAATTTTAAAGATAAAAGTGCACAGTGGCGACCAAAATTTGTTAAATTTAGCCTAAACCATACCACATAATATTACTGAGATACTTATTTTGAATTTATATTTAAGCAAAACATTAAGACTAGTTAAATCAAATATCAAAATTGCATTAACACTTTTTTCCAATCCAAACCAAGATAAAC
Protein-coding regions in this window:
- a CDS encoding ATP-binding protein gives rise to the protein MLLLKDTSRIEVLADDEISAVEVDFELYATGVKNLIDNALKYSSDKVVVSIDESALCISSVGDELEPERLEFDRAFNRRVETSNSGLGLGLYIANQIFKKHGHTLKYKHENGKNIFMICFV
- a CDS encoding molybdopterin dinucleotide binding domain-containing protein, with translation MKNGDLVVASSKRGKILCGAVVTDDVRKDVVCVADGAWYDPQNPGEIGSMYVQCSNYR
- a CDS encoding molybdopterin-dependent oxidoreductase, yielding MQGEKMQRRDFLKAAAATAAGASSLNATSLISDNLMSDTPAKMSASHFGAIKGLVKNGKFEGALDASEIDFYPVSLTQGVVARTYDQTRIARPSVRKGYLEKGYQSDKSMRGKDEWVEISWEQAFKLVADELKRINKEYGGSAIYGGSYGWYSVGSINNPQTLLGRMLNIIGGYTTRTLNYSQHAISAITPHVAGSDEGNSLVTAWPVILKNTEVVVIWGADPINTNQIAWGVPDHESYIYFRKLKEQMKKRGIKVITIDPVYNNTANYLNSEHIFVNPTTDVAMMMAICYEMMSAGVADEKFLKKYTSGSEQFIAYLKGESEDKVVKNAAWAAKICGVSEAEIVNLAKIFGSKRTMLMGGWGPQRAHHGEQFHWMMITLAAFIGQIGLPGGGYGFGYHYSDGGCPSPAAPNGSALALASGSATTSTAFPGLGAIGIVPSTEGEWKNRSNIAIPVSRILDCINNPGKEVDFNCKKITYPTIKMAYWAGGNPFHHAPDTNLMAKTFEKLDTFIVQDCFWTASARMADIVLPATTEQERDDITKSHTNKFIIAMHKIAEPYEQAKNDYQIYCGILKEFGDKEYMAFSEGKSEMDWIKQFYNASKKKGDDAKLGMPSFDEFWAKGYVEFKVPPHAHEYVTMAEYRKNPIINRLGTPSGKFEILSKKIAKAAYDDCKAHPTWMEPMEWLGDVEKTKKYPLNLVTPHPKYRLHSQLNNTWLRNLEEVQGREPVWMHPDDAKARGLENGDVVRIFNDRGQTLAGVIVTKNVKQGVVRMQEGSW
- a CDS encoding response regulator transcription factor, with amino-acid sequence MNEIFKELAHLNVLLVEDDTQLQGVLAGLLAPYVSQIYKAQNGQEGLECFSKNDIDIIITDINMTHMSGTSMAKRVRELDARVPIIFITAYDTDENLQNSLNIQNSNLLKKLFDKQQLLIMILMATKNGSNANKRLNLGRGFSYDTQDRLLYNENKNIVLTRTEQRLLHILAINKERVVSFEMIENFTWSGKVASFETMRNYINKLRNKTYAQLIKNVQGLGYKLSIDDEA
- a CDS encoding cache domain-containing protein yields the protein MGYFYLVFTNYDENKQQTYNSAVSSQIKTVQKYKAIINERIEQQKRLLEETAKFIETKDYIKDYATIKGVLSIVARTGSFLAVYAGYPDSYRFVASNDIEPQYNFSDRPWFVAAKESMTTSFTEPYIDRQLGIYVISVSTPLLKNGKFIGVLTADLDFEIFQKELAALFPLANGSAFLMVDGKNILDQTEQILDFSDAQTKEILQKISVKKQGNEKILIKNKPYIFVYDTLANSKWMLVSVLDEGMIYRQIDKKALKDLGIFLALAFFGICSFATLYVAQRKFYKNKHLLNLFAKNPIGGLVITDKAGNIAFINKEFEKIFGLKFKANIGKNLKELSSIFCSYKTTQSIFTQISSNPTKSFSLTSKKGELFYKTEFLPLLDKQGVFEGVFIMSHDITHEVGLEQNRQKQEQILLQNSKMAALGEMIGVISHQYKQPLNTLLLLASDTHELLSGKNGDKMALKNIENIRMNVELMNETIDVFRDFYKEDFCEKEFDLINVLDDVLYICRPQLQVKNIELRFTYEEGSYKIKSYANYIKHVLMNLITNAKDELVKKAKNRENFSPYVAINLSQDESKFIITIEDNANGVDSELLDKIFEPFFTTKGDDGTGMGLYLCKLIFEKKLRGDIRLANAKNPTKFEIELLK